From Salinirubellus salinus, the proteins below share one genomic window:
- a CDS encoding HVO_2901 family zinc finger protein, which yields MTHTCRNCKRTFTSELRYELHQDKCSDETLVCSQCGGKFSERRATRDGWHYRCPNDECEGEGLGEDLRAVGDFTVAPTR from the coding sequence ATGACGCACACGTGTAGGAACTGCAAACGGACGTTCACGTCCGAACTGCGCTACGAACTCCACCAGGACAAGTGCTCTGACGAGACCCTCGTATGCAGCCAGTGCGGCGGGAAGTTCAGCGAACGACGCGCCACACGAGACGGCTGGCACTATCGGTGTCCGAACGACGAGTGCGAGGGCGAGGGCCTCGGCGAGGACCTCCGTGCCGTCGGCGACTTCACCGTCGCCCCGACCCGGTAA
- the moaA gene encoding GTP 3',8-cyclase MoaA: protein MLEDEFGRGLRGVRISLTDRCNFDCVYCHNEGLGDTRGPLEPQDDEMSADDVVRFLEVCEEFGVEKAKFTGGEPMLREDLEEIIERTPDSIETSLTTNGTFLPGRAEGLVEAGLSRVNVSQDALDPEAFREVTKSNGYDDVIEGVLAAVDAGLTPVKLNMVVFEHTAGYVPEMVEHVAENDGLQLQLIEYMPELAGRPEWAVEIDRVHGWLEEQADRVERREMHGRRRYYVGEDEHGEGGGMVEVVDPVGNPDFCANCERVRVTHQGFLKGCLNRNDDLRPMGKMTKPEIREALRATVANRVPYYGEYMVRDGDGGWKVNEKYLGTPLASD from the coding sequence ATGCTCGAAGACGAGTTCGGACGTGGGTTACGGGGCGTCCGAATCTCCCTCACGGACCGCTGTAACTTCGACTGCGTCTACTGTCACAACGAGGGGCTGGGTGACACGCGCGGACCGCTGGAACCGCAGGACGACGAGATGAGCGCCGACGACGTCGTCAGGTTCCTCGAGGTCTGCGAGGAGTTCGGCGTCGAGAAGGCGAAGTTCACCGGCGGCGAGCCGATGCTCCGTGAGGACCTGGAGGAGATCATCGAGCGTACACCGGACTCCATCGAGACGTCGCTCACGACCAACGGCACCTTCCTCCCCGGCCGCGCCGAGGGGCTCGTCGAGGCGGGCCTCTCGCGGGTCAACGTCTCGCAGGACGCTCTCGACCCCGAAGCCTTCCGCGAGGTGACGAAGTCCAACGGCTACGACGACGTCATCGAGGGCGTGCTCGCCGCCGTCGACGCGGGGCTCACCCCTGTGAAACTGAACATGGTCGTCTTCGAGCACACCGCGGGCTACGTCCCCGAGATGGTCGAGCACGTCGCCGAGAACGACGGCCTCCAGCTCCAGCTCATCGAGTACATGCCCGAACTCGCGGGGCGCCCCGAGTGGGCCGTCGAGATCGACCGCGTCCACGGCTGGCTCGAGGAGCAGGCCGACCGCGTCGAACGCCGTGAGATGCACGGCCGACGCCGGTACTACGTCGGCGAGGACGAACACGGCGAGGGCGGCGGGATGGTCGAGGTCGTCGACCCCGTCGGCAATCCCGACTTCTGTGCGAACTGCGAGCGCGTCCGCGTGACCCACCAGGGGTTCCTGAAGGGCTGTCTCAACCGCAACGACGACCTCCGGCCCATGGGCAAGATGACGAAGCCCGAGATCCGCGAGGCGCTCCGTGCGACTGTCGCGAACCGGGTCCCCTACTACGGCGAGTACATGGTCCGGGACGGGGACGGCGGCTGGAAGGTCAACGAGAAGTACCTCGGGACGCCGCTGGCCAGCGACTGA
- a CDS encoding PKD domain-containing protein: MGRIMLAFALTVATLSAAVLPAGVVAQSTDGEAPLADAGLDQRVTVGATVTLDATGSRDPDGRLVDYRWAVETPDGRTTVPAPPNRGRTRLTVTQPGRYEVTVTVTDDDGNQASDTLYVLVERPATPTTSPTAGPTRTTTPSSDTPPPRPPTTSEPSPDTSAPAAAPAATPTGPTATVSTAVEAPTARPYAPPGPDCAETLGPTCIDPPACTDPDSAESCDRSLRISGPASLDEGETGTYTAVTDGFGGDVSFRWQAGELSRSVDRSFSPGEHDVVVTATDGEETFLAEKTVYVERNAPPKVSIADPGDVDPGEAIVLSLEELSDPDGSVTTVSWSGGSPVASVRDTDTVRSVRVPTGNGSKRVEVTAVDDDGESATDSIVISSSRSVSKTYKKESGPRTADCTFYDYGSGVSDQPIRCWNKATGELIYDRDPNEGPDDFIGPHSHPGWDVDWYQVARPDDDTIRPGSAMAEDVPVPANQTQEENTNRANTSSPQNETVVSIVNSSEVESGYSTYSKNDKSVATDLTGDGRVDLQDWQERYGDPSAPSVEPDTEKIRDLKSSESYGGSSSSRDTSDGGESISGALKEAFGGLSDTVDSVTGQDSSSEENDNEDSDDSATDVVSDTIDSITEAFSNLGSESDSGQEESSASESSDSAEEESTQTDNSDESCSETTLGFEICF, from the coding sequence ATGGGAAGAATAATGCTCGCATTCGCCCTCACAGTGGCCACGCTGTCGGCAGCCGTCCTGCCAGCGGGCGTGGTGGCGCAGTCGACCGACGGAGAGGCACCGCTCGCGGACGCGGGGCTCGACCAGCGAGTCACGGTCGGCGCGACGGTGACACTGGACGCGACGGGCTCGCGTGACCCCGATGGCCGACTCGTCGACTATCGCTGGGCGGTCGAGACGCCCGACGGTCGGACGACAGTCCCAGCACCGCCGAACCGTGGACGGACACGACTCACCGTCACGCAGCCCGGCCGGTACGAGGTCACCGTGACGGTGACCGACGACGACGGGAATCAGGCCAGTGACACACTCTACGTGCTCGTGGAGCGACCGGCGACACCGACCACCTCGCCCACCGCGGGTCCCACGCGAACGACGACACCGTCTTCGGACACTCCCCCCCCGCGTCCACCGACGACATCGGAACCGAGTCCCGACACTTCCGCACCCGCGGCCGCACCGGCGGCGACGCCGACGGGCCCGACAGCCACGGTGTCGACGGCAGTCGAGGCTCCGACCGCTCGCCCCTACGCCCCTCCCGGGCCCGATTGCGCGGAGACCCTCGGCCCGACGTGTATCGACCCGCCGGCCTGTACCGACCCCGACTCGGCCGAGAGCTGCGACCGTTCGCTCCGCATCTCTGGACCAGCGTCTCTCGACGAAGGTGAGACGGGGACGTACACCGCCGTCACGGACGGGTTCGGTGGGGACGTCTCGTTCCGCTGGCAGGCCGGTGAGCTGAGCCGGTCCGTCGACCGTTCGTTCTCACCGGGCGAGCACGACGTCGTCGTCACGGCCACCGACGGCGAGGAGACGTTCCTCGCCGAGAAGACCGTGTACGTCGAGCGGAACGCGCCGCCGAAGGTCAGTATCGCCGACCCCGGTGACGTGGACCCCGGCGAGGCTATCGTCTTGTCGCTAGAGGAGTTGAGCGACCCGGACGGCTCAGTGACGACGGTCTCCTGGAGCGGCGGGTCCCCAGTGGCGTCGGTTCGGGATACCGACACCGTCCGGTCCGTGAGGGTTCCGACTGGCAACGGGTCGAAGCGGGTGGAGGTGACTGCCGTCGACGACGATGGAGAGTCGGCGACGGATTCGATCGTGATAAGCTCAAGCCGGTCAGTATCGAAAACTTACAAAAAGGAATCTGGTCCCAGAACAGCGGACTGTACTTTCTACGATTATGGCTCGGGTGTATCTGACCAACCGATACGATGCTGGAACAAGGCTACTGGTGAACTAATCTACGACCGAGACCCGAACGAGGGGCCAGACGATTTCATCGGCCCTCACAGTCACCCCGGTTGGGACGTCGATTGGTATCAAGTTGCGAGACCCGACGACGATACCATCCGACCCGGATCGGCTATGGCTGAGGACGTGCCGGTCCCCGCGAACCAGACCCAAGAGGAGAATACGAACAGGGCTAACACAAGCAGCCCCCAGAACGAGACTGTCGTCTCCATCGTCAATTCGTCGGAGGTGGAATCCGGCTACAGTACGTACAGCAAGAACGACAAGTCAGTTGCCACCGACCTGACGGGGGATGGACGTGTTGATCTCCAAGATTGGCAGGAACGCTACGGCGATCCGTCTGCTCCCTCTGTCGAGCCCGACACAGAGAAGATTAGAGACTTGAAATCTAGCGAGTCTTACGGAGGTTCCTCGTCATCGCGCGACACGTCTGACGGTGGTGAAAGCATAAGTGGAGCGCTGAAAGAGGCGTTCGGTGGTCTTTCAGATACAGTTGACTCGGTCACTGGTCAGGATAGCTCGAGTGAAGAGAACGACAACGAGGATTCCGACGATTCGGCGACTGATGTCGTCTCGGACACCATCGACAGCATCACGGAAGCGTTCTCAAACCTCGGTAGCGAATCAGATTCTGGTCAGGAAGAGTCGAGTGCTTCCGAGTCTTCGGATAGCGCTGAGGAAGAGTCGACCCAGACTGACAATTCAGACGAGTCCTGTTCTGAAACTACGTTAGGCTTCGAGATCTGTTTCTGA
- a CDS encoding tyrosine--tRNA ligase: MDTAERTRLVSRFTEEVITEEELEALFERSDPPTAYIGYAPTGEMHIGHFTTMRKLADFLDAGVEVTVLVADLHAHLDDEKSPFALLDARSAYYETAIEGMIEAAGGDPERVSFVRGTEYQLEQPYTLELYRMMAETTISRTQRAGSEVVRESDNPKLGGLTYTLMQSLDVGALEADIAYGGIDQRGIYMLSREILPDYGYEKPVCVFAPLLSGLTGGKMSASEESSKINLTDDDETVAEKIQAAYCPQGEVEDNGVLEYLQYLVFPVFDVRDESLVVERPEEYGGDLVYESYAELEADYVSGELHPADLKPAAAAAISTVVEPVRDRLLGEPDLLAEAYPEKYD, from the coding sequence ATGGATACGGCCGAGCGGACGCGTCTCGTCTCGCGGTTCACGGAAGAGGTGATCACCGAGGAGGAGCTCGAAGCCCTGTTCGAGCGGTCGGACCCGCCGACGGCGTACATCGGGTACGCCCCGACCGGCGAGATGCACATCGGACACTTCACCACGATGCGCAAGCTCGCCGACTTCCTCGACGCCGGCGTCGAGGTGACGGTCCTCGTCGCGGACCTGCACGCCCACTTGGACGACGAGAAGTCGCCGTTCGCCCTGCTCGACGCGCGCTCGGCCTACTACGAGACGGCCATCGAGGGGATGATCGAGGCGGCCGGCGGCGACCCGGAGCGGGTGTCGTTCGTCCGCGGCACGGAGTACCAGCTGGAGCAGCCGTACACGCTCGAGCTCTACCGGATGATGGCCGAGACGACCATCTCGCGCACGCAGCGGGCGGGCAGCGAGGTCGTCCGCGAGTCCGACAACCCCAAGCTCGGCGGGCTGACCTACACGCTGATGCAGAGTCTCGACGTCGGCGCGCTCGAGGCCGACATCGCCTACGGCGGCATCGACCAGCGCGGCATCTACATGCTCTCGCGCGAGATCCTCCCGGACTACGGCTACGAGAAGCCCGTCTGCGTGTTCGCCCCTCTGCTCTCCGGACTGACCGGCGGGAAGATGTCGGCCTCCGAGGAGTCCTCGAAGATCAACCTCACCGACGACGACGAGACGGTCGCCGAGAAGATACAGGCGGCCTACTGCCCGCAGGGCGAGGTCGAGGACAACGGCGTGCTCGAGTACCTGCAGTACCTCGTCTTCCCGGTGTTCGACGTCCGTGACGAATCGCTCGTCGTCGAGCGTCCCGAGGAGTACGGCGGCGACCTCGTCTACGAGAGCTACGCGGAACTCGAAGCCGACTACGTCTCGGGCGAACTCCACCCGGCCGACCTGAAGCCGGCGGCCGCCGCGGCCATCTCGACGGTCGTCGAGCCCGTTCGCGACCGCCTGCTCGGGGAGCCGGACCTGCTCGCCGAGGCGTACCCGGAGAAGTACGACTGA
- a CDS encoding HalX domain-containing protein encodes MSDADGVDGGVLVCHHDESMRTAYERTLADHGFRVLTVSKPGDVPDLTETDVRAVVLSRDTPRVSPGELHDRLEGTHARVALVVPFDAETPAVERLPDRVDECLSDPVADERLVAAVERLLGRAEYDARLRRCFDLARRVACAEADSDTDASEVRVLRDRLSRLRAELDDVDDDIGAVDRFAVAAEADP; translated from the coding sequence GTGAGCGACGCCGACGGTGTCGACGGCGGGGTGCTCGTCTGCCACCACGACGAGTCGATGCGAACCGCCTACGAGCGCACGCTCGCGGACCACGGATTTCGCGTCCTGACGGTCAGCAAACCGGGTGACGTGCCGGACCTGACCGAGACCGACGTGCGGGCCGTGGTGCTCTCGCGGGACACCCCCCGCGTCTCGCCTGGCGAACTCCACGACAGACTCGAGGGGACACACGCCCGCGTCGCGCTCGTCGTCCCGTTCGACGCCGAGACGCCGGCCGTCGAGCGACTCCCGGACCGGGTCGACGAGTGTCTCTCAGACCCCGTGGCCGACGAGCGACTGGTCGCGGCCGTGGAACGCCTGCTCGGCCGGGCCGAGTACGACGCGCGTCTCCGGCGGTGTTTCGACCTCGCCCGCCGTGTCGCCTGCGCGGAGGCCGACTCCGACACGGACGCCTCGGAGGTGCGGGTCCTTCGCGACCGTCTCTCCCGGCTGCGTGCCGAACTGGACGACGTGGACGACGATATCGGGGCCGTCGACCGCTTCGCCGTCGCGGCGGAAGCCGACCCCTGA
- a CDS encoding winged helix-turn-helix transcriptional regulator, giving the protein MSSQPTPSSEDVSADVERNASSPCPVVESMEQIGSKWRLVVLHDLTEGEKRFNELKRSTDASSRTLSRVLDDLQESALVHRRLEEDAPVATYYSLTEKGEALCPVFSEIENWADSWLDTDA; this is encoded by the coding sequence ATGTCATCCCAGCCCACTCCCTCGAGCGAGGACGTGTCGGCCGACGTGGAGCGCAACGCGAGTAGCCCCTGCCCGGTCGTAGAGTCGATGGAACAGATCGGCTCGAAGTGGCGGCTCGTCGTCCTCCACGACCTGACGGAGGGCGAGAAGCGGTTCAACGAACTCAAGCGGTCGACGGACGCTAGTTCTCGCACGCTCTCACGCGTCCTCGACGACCTGCAGGAGTCGGCGCTCGTCCACCGGCGTCTCGAGGAGGACGCGCCCGTGGCGACCTACTACAGCCTGACAGAGAAGGGCGAGGCGCTCTGTCCGGTGTTCAGCGAGATCGAGAACTGGGCCGACAGCTGGCTCGACACGGACGCCTGA
- a CDS encoding CAP domain-containing protein: MQDDTAPTRGRSDSGRSTLLTFVVALLALAVVVAGFQFLPARSGTPAYAEGVTPTAEPTPYLEPVPNPPDPPLTNTSKLTAEEVRYVEDWLFYYVNQERIRRGIDPLVRHDGLDLIARNRSYSMGLRDNVTHFSQTGEHSLDVEFRKTRFDSCHYYGENIGATRYGPNLSEQRFPKTVLQIPKEAVRGFMYSTPHREAILEKDFEEVGIGAYAEHNWTYISIVFCNSGDQNGSDYYDRHVEPAIRHPEWLPKETREVILYDYDPDGSESVEPPAWLDYTKTLTPIPNGTG; encoded by the coding sequence GTGCAGGACGACACCGCCCCGACCCGTGGCCGCAGCGACAGCGGCCGCTCCACGCTGCTCACGTTCGTCGTCGCCCTACTCGCGCTCGCCGTCGTCGTCGCCGGCTTCCAGTTCCTCCCGGCACGGTCGGGGACGCCCGCTTACGCCGAGGGGGTCACCCCGACCGCCGAACCGACACCGTATCTCGAACCGGTCCCGAACCCGCCGGACCCACCGCTGACGAACACCTCGAAACTGACCGCCGAAGAGGTGCGCTACGTGGAGGACTGGCTGTTCTACTACGTGAACCAGGAACGGATTCGGCGTGGCATCGACCCGCTCGTTCGACACGATGGGCTGGACTTGATCGCCCGGAATCGGTCGTACAGTATGGGTTTGCGCGACAATGTTACGCATTTCTCACAAACGGGCGAACATTCGCTTGATGTAGAGTTCAGGAAGACCAGATTCGATAGCTGTCACTACTACGGAGAGAATATTGGGGCAACAAGATACGGGCCAAATCTATCTGAACAGCGATTCCCCAAAACAGTTCTCCAGATACCCAAAGAGGCTGTAAGGGGGTTTATGTACTCAACGCCGCACAGAGAAGCGATCTTAGAGAAGGATTTTGAGGAGGTCGGGATTGGGGCGTACGCGGAGCATAATTGGACGTATATTTCGATAGTCTTCTGTAACAGCGGTGACCAAAATGGGTCTGATTACTACGACCGTCATGTAGAGCCAGCGATTCGTCATCCAGAATGGTTGCCAAAAGAGACCCGGGAGGTCATCCTCTACGACTACGACCCCGATGGGTCAGAGAGTGTTGAACCACCGGCGTGGCTCGACTACACAAAGACGTTGACACCGATCCCGAACGGAACTGGATAG
- a CDS encoding SRPBCC family protein — protein MRLERTPDGRRLLVSRHVDAPRERVWAIFRDTRCWPEWGPSVEAVDCDVRLVERGTTGRVRTPLGWVPFEVTGCTDYRWTWSVAGVPATGHRVEAVGPDACRAAFEVPPLAAPYAAVCRRALERIELLALSKA, from the coding sequence GTGCGACTGGAACGGACTCCCGACGGCCGACGGCTGCTCGTCTCGCGGCACGTCGACGCCCCGCGTGAGCGTGTGTGGGCCATCTTCCGAGACACCCGGTGCTGGCCCGAGTGGGGACCGTCGGTCGAGGCCGTCGACTGCGACGTGCGTCTCGTCGAGCGGGGAACCACGGGGCGAGTCCGGACGCCACTGGGGTGGGTCCCCTTCGAGGTGACGGGGTGTACGGACTACCGCTGGACGTGGTCGGTGGCAGGCGTGCCGGCGACTGGGCATCGTGTCGAGGCGGTGGGACCGGACGCCTGCCGGGCGGCGTTCGAGGTGCCGCCGCTGGCCGCGCCGTACGCGGCGGTCTGTCGACGGGCGCTGGAACGGATAGAACTGCTAGCACTGAGCAAAGCGTGA
- a CDS encoding ABC transporter ATP-binding protein, with the protein MIEVAELRKEYGGFVAVEGSTFSVAPGEVFGIIGPNGAGKTTTLKMLAGLVEPTAGEATVADLDAGDPAMRQRLGFLPEESPLYEEMTPLSYLRFFADLYGVDRDTADERIERTLDRLDLVHRDRALGDVSKGMKRKVAIARSLVNDPDVLIYDEPASGLDPLTTNYIIDFTRDLADRGKTVVFSAHNLYHVESVCDRIAIMNEGTVAAQGTVPDLRERYGETEYHVYTTRRVDGADPREDGDGFVTVVDSMDAVDAVREQVRKRGGSVLDLRTVEPSLERVFLDLAERESATPAPSARATASEPVATTDTDGPTQGTE; encoded by the coding sequence ATGATCGAGGTAGCCGAGCTACGCAAGGAGTACGGCGGCTTCGTCGCCGTCGAGGGGAGCACGTTCTCGGTGGCACCCGGCGAGGTGTTCGGCATCATCGGCCCGAACGGGGCCGGCAAGACGACGACGCTGAAGATGCTCGCCGGCCTCGTCGAACCGACCGCCGGCGAGGCTACGGTCGCCGACCTCGACGCCGGCGACCCCGCCATGCGTCAGCGGCTCGGATTCCTCCCCGAGGAGTCACCGCTCTACGAGGAGATGACGCCACTCTCGTACCTCCGGTTCTTCGCCGACCTCTACGGGGTCGACCGCGACACGGCCGACGAGCGCATCGAGCGGACGCTCGACCGGCTCGACCTCGTCCACCGCGACCGGGCACTCGGGGACGTCTCGAAGGGGATGAAGCGGAAGGTCGCCATCGCCCGCTCGCTCGTCAACGACCCGGACGTGCTCATCTACGACGAACCAGCCTCCGGGCTGGACCCGCTGACCACGAACTACATCATCGATTTCACGCGCGACCTCGCGGACCGGGGCAAGACCGTCGTCTTCTCGGCACACAACCTCTACCACGTCGAGTCGGTCTGTGACCGCATCGCCATCATGAACGAGGGGACCGTCGCCGCCCAGGGGACGGTCCCGGACCTGCGCGAGCGCTACGGCGAGACCGAGTACCACGTCTACACGACCAGGCGGGTCGACGGGGCGGACCCGCGCGAGGACGGCGACGGGTTCGTCACCGTCGTCGACTCGATGGACGCCGTCGACGCCGTGCGCGAACAGGTCCGCAAGCGCGGTGGGTCGGTGCTGGACCTCCGGACCGTCGAACCGTCGCTCGAACGGGTCTTCCTCGACCTCGCCGAGCGCGAGAGTGCGACGCCGGCGCCCTCTGCACGCGCCACCGCGAGCGAACCAGTCGCCACCACCGACACCGATGGCCCCACGCAGGGCACCGAATGA
- a CDS encoding DoxX family protein, giving the protein MSYLLQSGLFASAGADEVFLLARVFFGGVVAFMGLNHFTNLDDMAGYAGMKGVPAPEFSVVASGLMLVLGGLSVLTGAFVVLGAGALAVFLLVSALTMHDFWTVEDPQQQQTELTQFLKNVTMAGAALVFLALAGAPWGYALDVGVL; this is encoded by the coding sequence GTGAGCTACCTCCTCCAGTCCGGCCTCTTCGCCTCGGCCGGTGCGGACGAGGTGTTCCTGCTCGCTCGGGTCTTCTTCGGCGGCGTCGTGGCGTTCATGGGGCTCAACCACTTCACGAACCTCGACGACATGGCAGGCTACGCGGGGATGAAGGGGGTCCCGGCACCCGAGTTCTCCGTCGTCGCCAGCGGACTGATGCTCGTGCTCGGCGGTCTGAGCGTCCTCACGGGAGCGTTCGTCGTCCTCGGGGCGGGCGCACTCGCCGTCTTCCTCCTCGTCTCGGCGCTGACGATGCACGACTTCTGGACCGTCGAGGACCCACAACAGCAACAGACGGAGCTGACCCAGTTCCTGAAGAACGTCACCATGGCCGGTGCGGCCCTCGTGTTCCTCGCGCTCGCCGGCGCGCCGTGGGGCTACGCGCTCGACGTGGGCGTCCTCTGA
- a CDS encoding winged helix-turn-helix domain-containing protein yields the protein MNDDTDGYAGTDAASEAFKLLANETRVGVLRALFDTDGGHVTPTARTFTELYEASDETTTAGFAYHLRQLVGHYLTKTVGEGDDPDTYSLTYAGLQVARGVAAGTYTESVDRDPVALADPCPFCTEEALELRVRDNLTTVTCGACARDVLSLPFPPGGFRSHDEASLPRAFDTHHRNRISLMRDGNCPECGGAVSATVELVGDGETDDVRPDESGASDALPLARASLDCGTCGYALRCPVTVALLDHPAVVAFAHDHGVALDERPIWNVGPEWAERVVSTDPLAVRVTLELEDELLSLFVGRDLTVGHESRRPLARAVSEGSLDEAAVETPGETEESVETEPERRTDSDSAAA from the coding sequence GTGAACGACGACACGGACGGTTACGCCGGCACGGACGCGGCCAGCGAGGCGTTCAAACTGCTGGCGAACGAGACACGCGTGGGCGTGCTCCGTGCGCTGTTCGACACCGACGGTGGCCACGTGACGCCGACCGCGCGGACGTTCACCGAACTCTACGAGGCCAGCGACGAGACGACGACGGCGGGGTTCGCATACCACCTCCGGCAACTCGTCGGCCACTACCTCACCAAGACGGTGGGCGAGGGGGACGACCCGGACACCTACTCGCTGACCTACGCGGGGTTGCAGGTGGCCCGTGGGGTGGCGGCGGGCACCTACACCGAGAGCGTGGACCGCGACCCCGTGGCGCTCGCGGACCCGTGTCCGTTCTGTACGGAGGAGGCCCTCGAACTCCGGGTCCGGGACAACCTCACCACGGTCACCTGTGGGGCGTGCGCTCGCGACGTACTCTCGCTCCCGTTCCCGCCGGGCGGGTTCCGGAGCCACGACGAGGCGTCGCTCCCGCGGGCGTTCGATACCCACCACAGGAACCGTATCTCGCTGATGCGCGACGGGAACTGTCCGGAGTGTGGTGGCGCGGTCTCGGCAACTGTCGAACTCGTCGGGGACGGTGAGACCGACGACGTGCGACCCGACGAGTCGGGGGCGAGCGACGCACTGCCGCTCGCGCGTGCCTCGCTCGACTGTGGGACCTGCGGGTACGCGCTACGGTGTCCAGTCACCGTGGCCCTCCTCGACCACCCGGCCGTGGTGGCGTTCGCCCACGACCACGGCGTCGCCCTCGACGAGCGCCCCATCTGGAACGTCGGGCCGGAGTGGGCCGAGCGTGTCGTCTCGACCGACCCGCTCGCGGTGAGGGTGACGCTCGAACTCGAGGACGAACTGCTCTCGCTGTTCGTCGGCCGCGACCTCACGGTCGGCCACGAGTCACGCCGGCCGCTCGCGCGTGCCGTCTCCGAGGGGTCGCTGGACGAGGCCGCCGTGGAGACGCCGGGAGAGACAGAAGAAAGCGTGGAGACGGAGCCGGAGCGTCGGACCGACTCGGACTCGGCGGCAGCCTGA